One Arachis hypogaea cultivar Tifrunner chromosome 18, arahy.Tifrunner.gnm2.J5K5, whole genome shotgun sequence genomic window, TTCCCATCCTCCATGTATATGGCACCATCTGCATATTCTAGTTCTTCCAAACGATGGGTCACCCATAATGCTGTAACTTCTGCAGATGTATCCAAAGAGTTTCTAACAGCCTTGATAACCCCGACCTTAAAACAAAAACGCAAACAATCTATTAGAAAGTGTAGGTCTTACACCAAAACTATCCATATATACTTGGCATTATGAATAGATTCAAATCCATGCACGATTCCAGGTTACCGGAGCAGACTTGAATAATTAGATGCCACTCACTGGGAAAATTTGGTACATTATTGGATCAATCTACCTAAATTAATTCTTGGATACATTGATCTATGGATGTACCAAATTTTCATTGACGCATATAAAGTAAAACAGCCAAAATAAACCGTATACTATCTAGTGGAATATATTGCTCTTGCATCAATCTATCTTATCTCCTGCTGGCGCAGTTACTACTATGAATAGAAGATTCAATTGGaagcacaaaaaaaaacatattgTAACACAGCCTCTACCCAATTGGTAATATATAACAATTCATAAATCACCTGGTCAGTTTCATCTAAGAATGTTGTGAGCTCATCCAACAACAGAACTTTACAAGCTTCTGCTAAAGCACCGGCAATTGCAACCCTCTGCTTCTGACCACCACTCAGAGTTTGGACAGATCTCTTCCCATTGCAACAAAGGGAAAGCTCCTTCATTATTAACTCGGATATTTGTTTTAAGGTTAAAGTTCAACTATTTCAACTCAAATACCTTCTCGTAGTCAGAGAGGCCTACAGCATGCAAGGCTCTCGACACCCTAGACCTTACTTCATCATTAGTCAAGCTGAACTTACCAAGACCAAATGCAACATCAGCGTCTACAGTTGGCATCACCACCTGCAACATGCGTAATGCTTCTTGCTTGACGTATTTCTTATAtgcatcatatatatatacattcaaGTATTGAAATTTCAGGTAATCTTCTAAGTGTACACAAGTTGATAACAACaaaaaagtgacatttttcccttttattttgtGAATGAAACAGTTTTTTATTATACCATCTGTAACTAAAATCTGAACATCAAAATAACATTCAAATGTAGTtcaattattcaaattcataagaaaGCACTATTGCCAATAGAGAGAACACTACCATTGATAAGAGCTCAAGAActaagtagcacataatcaaaatagagagagagagagagagagagagagagagagagtataacATCTGAGAAAGAGAAAAAACCTGATGGTCaggattttgaaaaacaaaactcTTAGGTTCATTCACATGCACTATTCCTGAAGTTGGATTCAATAGACCAGCCAAAATCTGCAACATCGGCTTAAGGCATTACATCAAAAGTTGCAAACTATTATCATAAAATTAACAGTCAGTACCTTCAAGAGGGTAGATTTTCCACACCCATTTGGTCCAAGAAGCATCCAAAACTGCCCAGAAGGAATGCGAAACGAACAATCCCTAAGCACAGGCACAACCTTCGCTTGCCTCATTGCTGTGAACGAGAACTTCAAATTGCAACCTTCAATAGCAATATTATCAGCAGTACCACTGCTTCTGAAAATTCCAAATGCAAAACATTATCAAAATGcaactttaaaataaataatataaaatattgtcATCTAACTATTTGAGAAAAGTCTCAGCTGAAAAAAAATGGATTCTAGTTGAACCTGGTGGAGTTGGTAAGAGCAGAGCAGAGAGGAGGAACAAGTTTCTGAGGGAAGTAAGT contains:
- the LOC112771016 gene encoding ABC transporter I family member 10 isoform X2 — translated: MNLPSLTYFPQKLVPPLCSALTNSTRSSGTADNIAIEGCNLKFSFTAMRQAKVVPVLRDCSFRIPSGQFWMLLGPNGCGKSTLLKILAGLLNPTSGIVHVNEPKSFVFQNPDHQVVMPTVDADVAFGLGKFSLTNDEVRSRVSRALHAVGLSDYEKRSVQTLSGGQKQRVAIAGALAEACKVLLLDELTTFLDETDQVGVIKAVRNSLDTSAEVTALWVTHRLEELEYADGAIYMEDGKVVKYGDAASIRSFIEAKQSEYLSNAY
- the LOC112771016 gene encoding ABC transporter I family member 10 isoform X1, coding for MNLPSLTYFPQKLVPPLCSALTNSTRSSGTADNIAIEGCNLKFSFTAMRQAKVVPVLRDCSFRIPSGQFWMLLGPNGCGKSTLLKPMLQILAGLLNPTSGIVHVNEPKSFVFQNPDHQVVMPTVDADVAFGLGKFSLTNDEVRSRVSRALHAVGLSDYEKRSVQTLSGGQKQRVAIAGALAEACKVLLLDELTTFLDETDQVGVIKAVRNSLDTSAEVTALWVTHRLEELEYADGAIYMEDGKVVKYGDAASIRSFIEAKQSEYLSNAY